From the Paenibacillus sp. genome, one window contains:
- the spoIIM gene encoding stage II sporulation protein M yields the protein MTGVFRLYSKDLLPLYLFVCILFVMGVVFGALLVNALTLQQKHDVAQYMNNFLANYGATGVPAGTGDAAGAAGAGAGGANAAPASAASESKSPAASVWDTFGAHVRWVFFIWILGLSVVGVPIILLLDFLKGVLIGFTVGYLAGQWSWDGVVFALASVAPQNVVVVPAIIICSVAAISFSSLLVSNRLMNRSGTIKKPFAAFSLTALLLAALMFGVSMFEVYVSPELLEWAAPRLLASV from the coding sequence ATGACGGGCGTTTTTCGTTTGTACTCCAAAGATTTGCTGCCTCTCTACTTATTTGTTTGCATCTTGTTCGTCATGGGCGTCGTGTTCGGCGCGCTGCTCGTCAATGCGCTTACGCTGCAGCAGAAACACGACGTCGCGCAATATATGAACAACTTTCTCGCGAACTATGGGGCGACAGGCGTTCCGGCGGGAACCGGCGACGCCGCCGGCGCTGCAGGCGCTGGCGCGGGCGGGGCGAACGCGGCGCCGGCATCCGCCGCGAGCGAGTCGAAGTCGCCGGCCGCCTCGGTATGGGACACGTTCGGCGCGCACGTCCGCTGGGTGTTTTTCATTTGGATTCTCGGTCTCTCCGTGGTAGGCGTGCCGATCATTTTGCTGCTCGATTTTCTGAAGGGCGTACTGATCGGGTTTACGGTCGGCTACTTGGCGGGTCAATGGTCGTGGGACGGCGTCGTGTTCGCCCTCGCCTCGGTCGCGCCGCAGAACGTCGTCGTCGTGCCGGCGATCATCATCTGCAGCGTCGCCGCCATTTCGTTCAGCAGCCTGCTCGTGAGCAACCGGCTCATGAACCGCTCCGGGACGATCAAGAAGCCGTTCGCCGCATTTTCGCTGACGGCGCTGCTGCTGGCCGCGCTCATGTTCGGCGTGTCGATGTTCGAGGTGTACGTTTCTCCCGAATTGCTGGAATGGGCCGCGCCTCGGCTGCTCGCCTCCGTTTGA
- a CDS encoding Fur family transcriptional regulator, which translates to MEARIEKIKQQLQSQGYKLTPQREATVRVLLENEEDHLSAEDVFMLVKDKAPEIGLATVYRTLELLSDLHVVEKMNFGDGVARYDLRNDSAHHHHHHLICVQCGAVDEIMEDWLGELEERLEREFRFAVLDHRLDFQGICSRCRDQGVPVPNRAKM; encoded by the coding sequence TTGGAGGCGCGCATAGAGAAAATCAAGCAGCAGCTGCAGTCGCAAGGGTACAAGCTAACGCCCCAGCGCGAAGCGACCGTCCGGGTCCTGCTGGAGAACGAGGAGGATCACCTCAGCGCGGAAGACGTGTTCATGCTCGTGAAAGACAAAGCCCCCGAGATCGGCCTTGCTACCGTGTACCGCACGTTGGAGCTGCTCAGCGATCTTCACGTGGTCGAGAAGATGAATTTCGGAGACGGCGTCGCCCGCTACGACCTGCGCAACGACAGCGCGCATCACCACCATCACCATTTGATTTGCGTCCAATGCGGCGCGGTCGATGAAATTATGGAAGATTGGCTGGGCGAATTGGAAGAGAGACTCGAGCGCGAATTCCGCTTCGCGGTGCTCGATCATCGCCTCGACTTCCAAGGCATTTGCAGCCGCTGCCGAGACCAAGGCGTACCGGTTCCGAACCGAGCGAAGATGTAA